From the Tistrella mobilis genome, the window ACGCCGAAATAGTCACAGATCTTGCGCAGCAAGGCCGGCCGCGGCGTGGAACTGCCGGCCAGATAGCGGTTGAGCTGGCTGCGGTTGATGCCGAGATCCCGTCCGACCTGAGAGATCGACGGCCGGTACGAGCAGAGCAGGCGAAGATTCTCGGCAATCTCGGTCATTTGCGCTCTTCGGTGCCGTAACAGCATAAATCTGCACCAGATTGAGCACCGAGTGCCGCATTGTCAAGCCGTGCCCCCGCCGACACCATTCCATGGCAGCTTCTGCGTCTTCGGACCATGCCTTCGGACCAGGCCTTTGGGCCATCTTCGCGGGAAAGACCCCCACGCCATGACACCGCGCCCCCATGCCTCCCGGGCCTATACGCTCGGCATCATCACCGGTTCGGGTCCCGAAGCCGGGCTCGACCTCTGGGCCAAGATCCTGCGCCATACCCAGGCCCTGATGGGGCCCGGCTTCCGCGGAGATCTGGACGCGCCGCGCCTGGTGGCGGTGTCGGAACCGGCCCTCGGCCTGTCGATGGATCTGAAGGCGAACGAGGCGGCGGTCTGGGCGGCGATGGAGCGGACGGTGCGCGAAATCGCCCCAAGGGTCGATGCCTTCGCCATCGCCTGCAACACGCTGAACTGGTATGCCCCCCGCATCGACGCGCTGCTGGCCGGCATGCCGGGCGCCGGGCAGCTGGTCTCGTTCCAGGGCGTGCTGCACGACGAAATCCGGCAGAGCGGTGCCGGCCGGGTCGGGCTGCTGGGTGCGGCCCCGGTCGTGGCGCTGGACGACCACTCCGCCTATGCTGGCCTGGCGGCCCATGTCGCGATCGAGACCCCGGCCGATCCCGACCGGCTGCAGACGCTCATCCACGACGTGAAGCGGCTGGGCGGCGCCCATCCGTCGCTTAGCCCGCGGCTTGAGGAGATCATCATGCAGATGGAGGCCGATACCATCCTGCTCGCCTGCACCGAACTGCCGCTGATCGCGCAGCCCGTCGCCGGGCGGCGGCTGATCGACGTGACCGATGCCGTCGCCGCCCGTCTGGCGGCGCTGGCGCTGGGTCATGCCGGCATGAAGGCGGCCTGATGCGCCTGCTGCTCATCCACACCGGCGGCACCATCGGCATGGGCGACACGCCCCACGGCCTCGGCCCCGTCGACGGGCTGGTCGAAGCCGCGGTCGAGGCGCGCCTGCCCGGAGGCATCCGGCTGACCACACGGGTCTTCGCGCCGCTGCTCGACAGCGCCGATGTCGGCCCGTCGCACTGGAACCGGATGCTCGACCTGATCGACGACCACCCGGGCACGCCGGTGATCGTCACCCACGGCACCGACACCATGGCCTTCACCGGTGCAGCGCTGTCGCAGGCGCTGGCAGGCCTTGGCCGCCATGTCGTGCTTTGCGGCGCCATGCAGCCGCTCGGCCGCGGCGGCGATGCGGAAGACAATCTCGATCTGGCGATCGATGCCGCCCTCCGCCCCGGCGAGGCGGTGATGCTGGCCTTCGCCGGCCGTCTGATGCCGGCGGAAGGGCTGGTCAAACATGATTCGCAGGGCGCCGACAGCTTCCGCGCCATCCCCCAGCCCCCCGCCTGCCCGCCCCGCCGCCGGCGGTTCGGCGACCGGCGGCTGGCGGTCCTCTCCCTCTCGCCCGGCATGCCGGCCGCCATGCTGCGGGCCTCTCTGGCGGAGCTGGATGGTGCCGTGCTCAGGGTCTTCGGCTCGGGCACGGCGATGGCCGATCCCGAGGTTCTGGCAGCCCTGTCCGCGGCCGTGCAGGCCGGCAAGCGCATCCGCGCGGTCAGCCAGTGCGAACAGGGCGGGCTGATCCCCGGCAGCTATGCCGCCGGCGCCGGCCTCTGGTCCTGCGGGGTGGAAAACGGCGGCACCGAGACCCCGGAAGCCGCCCTGATCCGCCTCTGGCTGGGCTGACCCCGGATACGAAATCGGGGGAGCCTCCCCCCGAAGCTCCCCCGATCCGTCGCCGCACCGGCTCCGCGTCAGCGAAGCCAGGCGGCGATCTCCTCATGACTGCCGAACCCCAGCCGCTGAGCGGTCTCGGCAACCCCTGCCCCGTCTGCCAGCGCCGTCTTCGCCACCCGGGCGGCCCGTGTATAGCCGATATGGGGGACGAGCATCGTGGCCAGCACCAGCGAGTTCTCCAATGCCCCCTCGCATTGGGCGACATTCGCCTCGATGCCGGCGACGCAGCGCGTGGCCAGCGTGTCCATGGCCCTGATCAGCATGCGCATGGACTGAAGCAGGTTGAGGATGATGACCGGCTCGAAGGCGTTGAGCTGCAACTGCCCCGCCTCTGCGGCCATGGTGACGGTCAGGTCGTTGCCGATCACCTGAAAGGCGACCTGATTGACGACTTCGGGGATCACCGGGTTGACCTTGCCCGGCATGATCGAACTGCCCGCCTGCATCGCCGGCAGCCGGATCTCGTTGAAGCCGGATCGCGGCCCCGAGGACAGCAGGCGCAGGTCGTTGCAGATCTTGGACAGCTTGACCGCGATCCGCTTGAGCACGCCCGAGAAGGTGACATAGGCGCCGGTGTCGGACGACGCCTCGACCAGATCGCCGGCGAGCGTCACCTTCAGCCCCGAGACCAGGGCCAGTTCGGCGACCGCGCGTTCGGCATAGCCCTCGGGCGTGTTGACCCGGGTGCCGATGGCGGTGCCGCCCAGATTGACCTCCAGCAGCAGTTCCGACAGCCGGGCGATGATCGCGATGTCCTCGCGGATCGTGGCGGCGAAGCCGGCGAATTCCTGGCCCAGCGTCATCGGCACGGCATCCTGAAGCTGGGTGCGGCCGATCTTGCGGATATGGGCAAAGGCCGCCGCGCGATCGTCGAAGGCGGCACAGAGCCGCAGCTGGGCGTCGCGGAAGGCGGCGCACTGGTCGACGATCGCCAGCCTCAGCGCCGTCGGATAGACGTCGTTGGTCGACTGCGAGCGGTTGACGTCGTCATTCGGATGCAGATGGTCGTAATCGCCGGGCCGATGTCCCATGCGGATCAGGCCCAGATTGGCGATCACCTCGTTGACGTTCATATTGGTCGAGGTGCCGGCACCGCCCTGGATCATGTCGACCCGGAAATGCTCCAGATGGCGGCCCTCGATGATTTCGGCCGCGACCGCCACGATCACGTCGTGCTTTTCGGGCGCAAGCACGCCCAGCGCCAGATTGGCGCGGGCCGCCGCCATCTTCACCCAGGCCAGCGCCCGGACGAATTCGGGAAACAGCGACAGCGGGATGCCGGTGATCGGGAAATTGGCGATCGCCCGGGCGGTGTGGATGCCCCAGAGGCAATCCTCGGGCAGAGGCATGCGGCCAAGGCCGTCCTCTTCGATGCGCATGGTGTGGTGCATCGGTCTGATCCAGGCTGTGATGTGCGGGGGTGGGACCGGAGCCGTCCGGAAAGAACGGCCCCGGCAGTCGGGTCCGGGTTACTTCCAGACCGTCGGATCCCAGGCCTTGCGATCGATGTCGAGATCGGGGAAGCGCGCGGGATCGAGCACCGGGCGGGCGACGCCGGCCTTCAGCTGGGTGCGGTAGTCGTCGATCACCCGCATCGCCACGGGGAAGAGCATGATGATCGCGATCAGATTGACCAGGGCGAGCAGGCCCATCATCGGGTCCGAGAAGAAGAACACCGAGGTGGCCTGCGGGGCGGCGGCGCCCAGGAAGACCATCGCCAGGATGGCGAGGCGCAGCGCCAGAACGGCCGGCTTCGACCGGGTCATCACCGCCAGGCCGTTTTCGCCCAGATAGTAGTTGTAGATGATCGACGAGAAGGCGAAGAGCAGGATGGCGAGCGTCAGCAGATAGCGCGCGGCATCGCCCAGATGGCTGGCCAGCGACTGCTGGGTCAGCGCCACGCCGTCGATGCCCTGGGCACCCGGAACATAGACGTCGCCCAAAAGGATGATCAGCGCCGTGCAGGTGCAGATCAGCATGGTGTCGATGAAGACCGACAGCGACTGGGTGATGCCCTGGCTGACCGGATGGCGGACCAGCGCGGTGGCCGCCACGTTCGGCGCCGAGCCCAGGCCGGCTTCGTTGGAGAACAGGCCCCGGCGCAGGCCCTGGGCGATGGCCGCCCCCATGCCGCCGGCAACCGCCTGATCGAAGCCGAAGGCCGAGCGGACGATGCGCACCAGCATGTCGGGCACATCGGCGATGTTGAGGCCGATGACCAGAATGGCGACCGCGATATAGCCGAGCGCCATGACCGGCACCACCACATCCGCCGCCCGGGCGATGCGCTTGATGCCGCCGAAGATGACCAGCGCGGTGACGGCGACGATCACGATGCCCGACCACAGGCGGTCGATGCCGAAGCTGTCATGCAGGGCGCCGGCCATGGTGTTGCCCTGGAAGGCATTGAAGCCGAAGCCGAACGAGGCCATCAGGCAGATGCCGTAGACGATGGCCAGCCAGTTGTAGCGCCCGCCGAGACCGCGGCGGATGTAATAGGCCGGCCCGCCCCGGAACCCGCCCTCGCCGTCGCGGGTTTTGTAGAGCTGGGCGAGCGTGCATTCGATCAGGCTGGTCGCCATGCCGCAGAGCGCGATCGCCCACATCCAGAACACCGCACCCGGGCCGCCGAGCGTGATGGCGACCGCGACACCGGCGATGTTGCCGCCGCCGACACGCCCGCCCACCGAGACCAGCAGCGCCTCCCGCGCCGAGATCGCGTTCGGATCGGCATTGTTGGCGCCGCGCCCCAGCACGCGGAACATCCGCCGGAAAAACACGAACTGCACGAAGCCCGACATGATCGTCAGGAACACGCCGAACACGACCAGGATCGGGATCAGCGCCCATCCCCAGGTCAGATTGTCGATCGCTCCGAAGAACGCCGTCAGAAACTCCATCGTCTCCCTCCTGCCCCACGGCCGTAATCCGGCCCGTTATGGATGAGCGTCATGGTAGAGAGACCCCGCACGCCGCAGGATTCCGCTGTTGGCTGCAACCTGATGCAGTTTGGTGCTGTTCACGCGCCAGGGTGAACCAGGCATGCCAGGGCGCCCCGCGGGCGGCCCCTGCCGGGCCCAGATGCGGCGATCCCTGGCCCGCAACGGGAAGGCGCTGCGGAAATAGGCGGTTGACGGAGAGATGACACCCCGCCATCTTTGCGCCGCACGGCACTCGTTAAAGGTGGTTGACGCGGTCGCTGAGGCGTGCAATTGCCCGCGCGCACCGCAGGCCCGCTTTGCCCGTGGCGCTCCCTGTCGGCCCTGCGCCGGCCGCTGCCCCTCTTCGAACGCTTGCGTGAAGGCCCATGACCGCTCAGACGACCGATGCCACCGCGACCACCGCGCCCACGCCGCGTGACATGGCGAATGCCGTGCGCGCCCTTGCCATGGACGCCGTCGAGCGCGCGAATTCCGGCCATCCGGGCATGCCGATGGGCATGGCCGACGCGGCCACCGTGCTGTTCACCCGTTTCCTGAAGTTCGATCCCAAGGCCCCGAAATGGGCCGATCGCGACCGCTTCGTGCTCTCGGCCGGCCACGGCTCGATGCTGCTTTATGCCCTGCTGCATCTGACCGGCTACGAGGACATGACGCTGGACGAGGTGAAGAACTTCCGCCAGCTGGGCGCACGCACCGCCGGCCATCCCGAATACGGCCATGCCTCGGGCATCGAGACCACCACCGGTCCGCTGGGTCAGGGCATCGCCAACGCGGTCGGCATGGCGCTTGCCGAGCGTCTGCTCGCCGCCCGCTTCGGCGGGTCGGTGGTCGACCACTACACCTATGTCATCGCCGGTGACGGCTGCCTGATGGAGGGCATCAGCCAGGAGGCGATCTCGCTCGCCGGCCATCTGAAGCTCTCGAAGCTGATCGTGCTCTGGGACGACAACGGCATCTCGATCGACGGCCCGGTGTCGCTGTCCAGTTCGGAAGACCAGCGGGCGCGCTTCGAGGCCGCCGGCTGGGCGACCGATGCGGTCGACGGCCATGATGCCGAGGCGGTTGCCGCAGCACTCGACCGGGCGCGCAGCTCCGACAAGCCGGTGATGATCGCCTGCCGTACCGTCATCGGCTATGGCGCGCCGAAGAAGGCCGGCACCTCGGGCGTGCATGGCGCGGCGCTGGGCGCCGAAGAGATCGCCGGCACCCGCGAGGCGCTGGCCTGGCCGCATGCCCCCTTCGAGATCCCGGCCGATATCCGTACCGCCTGGGCCCATGCCGGCGCCCGCGGTGCCGCCGAACGCGCGGCCTGGGAACAGCGCCTGGGCGCGCTGGACGCCGGGACGCAGGCGGAATTCACCCGCGCCATGGCGGGCGAGCTGCCGGCGGGCTGGAAGCAGGCGCTCGACGACTACATCGCCGGCCTGATCGCCTCGCCCAAGACCGTCGCCACCCGCAAGGCATCGGAAATGGCGCTGGAAGTGCTGGTGCCGGCCATCCCCGAACTGATCGGCGGTTCGGCCGACCTCACCGGATCGAACAACACCCGCACCAAGGGCATGAAGCCGGTGGCGCCGGGTGAATTCGACGGCCGCTATGTCTTCTGGGGCATCCGCGAGCACGGCATGGCCGCGGCCATGAACGGCATGGCGCTGCATGGCGGCGTCATCCCCTATGGCGGAACCTTCCTGGTCTTCACCGATTATTGCCGGCCGTCGATCCGTCTGTCGGCGCTGATGGAGCAGCGGGTCATCTATGTCATGACCCACGACTCGATCGGCCTGGGCGAGGACGGCCCGACCCATCAGCCGGTCGAGCATCTGATGAGCCTGCGCATGATGCCGAATGTGGCGGTCATGCGTCCGGCCGACGTGGTCGAGACGGCGGAATGCTGGGCGGCGGCGCTGGAGCGGACCAACGGCCCCTCGGTGCTGGCGCTCAGCCGCCAGAACCTGAAGCAGCTGCGCCTCGAGGCGTCGGCCGGGAACCTTTCGGCCAAGGGCGCCTATATCCTGCGCGAGGCCTCGGCCGCCCCTGAGGCCGTGCTGCTCGCCACCGGTTCGGAAGTCGAGATCGCAGTCGCCGCGGCCGAGGCGCTGGAAGCCAAAGGCGTGCCGACCCGCGTGGTTTCGATGCCCTGCTGGGAGCTGTTCGCAGCCCAGCCGGCCGATTATCAGGCCCAGGTGCTGGGCGGCGATGTCGTCCGCATCGCGATCGAGGCCGGCATCGGCTTCGGCTGGGAACGCTGGACCGGCCCCAAGGGCGCCGTGATCGGCATGACCGGCTTCGGCGCCAGCGCGCCGGCGCCCGAACTCTACCGTCACTTCGGCATCACCGCCGAGGCCGTGGTCGACGCCGCACTCGCGCGCGTCTGACCGGGGATCCGGTCCCGGCCTCCCCCGTTCGGGGGCTGGCCGATCCGGGATGCCGCAGCGACCGTAACAACCCCCCAGGGGCGCCGCCAAGGCGGTCGGCGCCCCCACGTCGAAGACAGTTCGGAGGAAGGCATGACCATTCGGGTGGCGATCAACGGCTTCGGCCGCATCGGCCGTGGCGTTCTGCGTGCGATCGTCGAGTCGGGCCGGACCGACATCCAGGTCGTCGGGATCAACGATCTCGCGCCTGCCGAGACCAACGCCCATCTGTTCAAGTACGATTCGGTCCATGGCCGTTTCAACGGCGAGGTCAAGGTCGAGGGCGACACCATCGACGTCGGCACCGGCCCGATCAAGGTGACCTCGGAACGCGACCCGGCCAAGCTGCCCTGGGGCGAGCTGAAGGTCGACGTGGCGCTGGAGTGCACCGGCATCTTCACCAAGCGTGATGCCGCCGCCAAGCACCTGGAAGCCGGCGCCCGCAAGGTGCTGGTCTCGGCCCCGGCCGACAATGCCGATTACACCGTGGTGTTCGGCGTGAACGAGGCCGGCCTGACGCCTGAGCACACCGTGGTGTCGAACGCGTCCTGCACCACCAACTGCCTGGCCCCGGTCGCCAAGGTGCTGAACGACACCATCGGCATCGAGCATGGCTACATGACCACGGTCCACGCCTATACCGGCGACCAGCCGGTTCTGGACGTGGCCCACAAGGATCTGCGCCGCGCCCGTGCCGCCGCGCAGTCGATCATCCCGACCTCGACCGGTGCCGCCCGGGCGGTCGGCCTGGTGCTGCCCGAACTGAAGGGCAAGCTGGACGGCGTCGCCGTGCGCGTGCCGACCCCGAACGTGTCGATGATCGACCTGACCGTCGTCGCCAAGCGCGGCACCACGGTCGACGAGGTCAATGCCGCGATGCGCGCCGCCGCCGAGGGCCCGATGAAGGGCGTTCTGGGCGTGGTCAGCGAGCCGCTGGTGTCGATCGACTTCAACCACGACCCGCATTCGTCGAGCTTCGACACCACCCAGACCGCGGTGATCGATGGCACGCTGGTGCGTGTTCTGTCGTGGTATGACAACGAGTGGGGCTTCTCGAACCGCATGGCCGACACGGCCGTGGCGCTCGGCAAGCTCTGATCTTGTCCGATGCGGGCCCCGCGCAGCGATGCGCGGGGCCCGTTTCTTTAGATCGTCGTCAGATCGCCTCTCAGACGGCCCTTCCCTCGCGAGAACGGAACGCTCCCCCATGCCCGCCAGCTTCAAGACCCTCGACCAGATCGACGTCGCCGGCAAGGTCGTCCTTGTCCGCCTGGACCTGAACGTGCCGATGAAGGACGGTGTCGTCACCGACGCGACCCGCATCGAGCGCCAGGCCCCGACGGTGCGCGCGCTGGCCGAACGCGGCGCCCGGGTGGTCGTGCTCTCGCATTTCGACCGGCCCAAGGGCAAGGTCGTGCCGTCGATGTCGCTGAAGCCGGTGGCGGCC encodes:
- a CDS encoding alanine/glycine:cation symporter family protein — protein: MEFLTAFFGAIDNLTWGWALIPILVVFGVFLTIMSGFVQFVFFRRMFRVLGRGANNADPNAISAREALLVSVGGRVGGGNIAGVAVAITLGGPGAVFWMWAIALCGMATSLIECTLAQLYKTRDGEGGFRGGPAYYIRRGLGGRYNWLAIVYGICLMASFGFGFNAFQGNTMAGALHDSFGIDRLWSGIVIVAVTALVIFGGIKRIARAADVVVPVMALGYIAVAILVIGLNIADVPDMLVRIVRSAFGFDQAVAGGMGAAIAQGLRRGLFSNEAGLGSAPNVAATALVRHPVSQGITQSLSVFIDTMLICTCTALIILLGDVYVPGAQGIDGVALTQQSLASHLGDAARYLLTLAILLFAFSSIIYNYYLGENGLAVMTRSKPAVLALRLAILAMVFLGAAAPQATSVFFFSDPMMGLLALVNLIAIIMLFPVAMRVIDDYRTQLKAGVARPVLDPARFPDLDIDRKAWDPTVWK
- a CDS encoding aspartate/glutamate racemase family protein, whose protein sequence is MTPRPHASRAYTLGIITGSGPEAGLDLWAKILRHTQALMGPGFRGDLDAPRLVAVSEPALGLSMDLKANEAAVWAAMERTVREIAPRVDAFAIACNTLNWYAPRIDALLAGMPGAGQLVSFQGVLHDEIRQSGAGRVGLLGAAPVVALDDHSAYAGLAAHVAIETPADPDRLQTLIHDVKRLGGAHPSLSPRLEEIIMQMEADTILLACTELPLIAQPVAGRRLIDVTDAVAARLAALALGHAGMKAA
- the tkt gene encoding transketolase; amino-acid sequence: MTAQTTDATATTAPTPRDMANAVRALAMDAVERANSGHPGMPMGMADAATVLFTRFLKFDPKAPKWADRDRFVLSAGHGSMLLYALLHLTGYEDMTLDEVKNFRQLGARTAGHPEYGHASGIETTTGPLGQGIANAVGMALAERLLAARFGGSVVDHYTYVIAGDGCLMEGISQEAISLAGHLKLSKLIVLWDDNGISIDGPVSLSSSEDQRARFEAAGWATDAVDGHDAEAVAAALDRARSSDKPVMIACRTVIGYGAPKKAGTSGVHGAALGAEEIAGTREALAWPHAPFEIPADIRTAWAHAGARGAAERAAWEQRLGALDAGTQAEFTRAMAGELPAGWKQALDDYIAGLIASPKTVATRKASEMALEVLVPAIPELIGGSADLTGSNNTRTKGMKPVAPGEFDGRYVFWGIREHGMAAAMNGMALHGGVIPYGGTFLVFTDYCRPSIRLSALMEQRVIYVMTHDSIGLGEDGPTHQPVEHLMSLRMMPNVAVMRPADVVETAECWAAALERTNGPSVLALSRQNLKQLRLEASAGNLSAKGAYILREASAAPEAVLLATGSEVEIAVAAAEALEAKGVPTRVVSMPCWELFAAQPADYQAQVLGGDVVRIAIEAGIGFGWERWTGPKGAVIGMTGFGASAPAPELYRHFGITAEAVVDAALARV
- the gap gene encoding type I glyceraldehyde-3-phosphate dehydrogenase; this translates as MTIRVAINGFGRIGRGVLRAIVESGRTDIQVVGINDLAPAETNAHLFKYDSVHGRFNGEVKVEGDTIDVGTGPIKVTSERDPAKLPWGELKVDVALECTGIFTKRDAAAKHLEAGARKVLVSAPADNADYTVVFGVNEAGLTPEHTVVSNASCTTNCLAPVAKVLNDTIGIEHGYMTTVHAYTGDQPVLDVAHKDLRRARAAAQSIIPTSTGAARAVGLVLPELKGKLDGVAVRVPTPNVSMIDLTVVAKRGTTVDEVNAAMRAAAEGPMKGVLGVVSEPLVSIDFNHDPHSSSFDTTQTAVIDGTLVRVLSWYDNEWGFSNRMADTAVALGKL
- a CDS encoding aspartate ammonia-lyase — translated: MHHTMRIEEDGLGRMPLPEDCLWGIHTARAIANFPITGIPLSLFPEFVRALAWVKMAAARANLALGVLAPEKHDVIVAVAAEIIEGRHLEHFRVDMIQGGAGTSTNMNVNEVIANLGLIRMGHRPGDYDHLHPNDDVNRSQSTNDVYPTALRLAIVDQCAAFRDAQLRLCAAFDDRAAAFAHIRKIGRTQLQDAVPMTLGQEFAGFAATIREDIAIIARLSELLLEVNLGGTAIGTRVNTPEGYAERAVAELALVSGLKVTLAGDLVEASSDTGAYVTFSGVLKRIAVKLSKICNDLRLLSSGPRSGFNEIRLPAMQAGSSIMPGKVNPVIPEVVNQVAFQVIGNDLTVTMAAEAGQLQLNAFEPVIILNLLQSMRMLIRAMDTLATRCVAGIEANVAQCEGALENSLVLATMLVPHIGYTRAARVAKTALADGAGVAETAQRLGFGSHEEIAAWLR
- a CDS encoding asparaginase; translation: MRLLLIHTGGTIGMGDTPHGLGPVDGLVEAAVEARLPGGIRLTTRVFAPLLDSADVGPSHWNRMLDLIDDHPGTPVIVTHGTDTMAFTGAALSQALAGLGRHVVLCGAMQPLGRGGDAEDNLDLAIDAALRPGEAVMLAFAGRLMPAEGLVKHDSQGADSFRAIPQPPACPPRRRRFGDRRLAVLSLSPGMPAAMLRASLAELDGAVLRVFGSGTAMADPEVLAALSAAVQAGKRIRAVSQCEQGGLIPGSYAAGAGLWSCGVENGGTETPEAALIRLWLG